A single genomic interval of Coregonus clupeaformis isolate EN_2021a chromosome 36, ASM2061545v1, whole genome shotgun sequence harbors:
- the LOC121552091 gene encoding rho-related GTP-binding protein RhoB-like — protein sequence MAEIRKKLVVVGDGACGKTCLLIVFSKDEFPEVYVPTVFDNYVADIEVDTKQVQLALWDTAGQEDYDRLRPLSYPDTDVILMCFSVDSPDSLENIPEKWVPEVKHFCPNVPIILVANKRDLRNDENVRSELSRMKQEPVKTEDGRAMAVRIGAYDYLECSAKTKDGIREVFDTATRASLQKRSKPSSGCGNCCLLL from the coding sequence ATGGCAGAGATACGAAAAAAGCTGGTCGTAGTAGGTGACGGCGCGTGTGGAAAGACCTGCTTGCTGATTGTGTTCAGTAAAGACGAGTTTCCTGAGGTCTATGTGCCTACTGTATTTGACAACTATGTGGCCGATATTGAAGTGGACACCAAGCAAGTTCAACTAGCACTGTGGGACACGGCTGGACAGGAGGACTACGACCGCCTTCGCCCGCTGTCCTATCCGGACACTGATGTCATTCTGATGTGCTTTTCCGTGGACAGCCCAGACTCCCTCGAAAACATCCCAGAGAAATGGGTGCCAGAGGTAAAGCACTTTTGTCCCAACGTGCCTATTATTTTAGTTGCTAACAAGAGAGACTTGCGCAACGACGAGAATGTTAGGAGCGAGCTGTCCAGAATGAAACAGGAACCAGTGAAAACCGAGGACGGGCGGGCCATGGCCGTGCGCATTGGCGCGTATGACTATTTGGAGTGTTCTGCTAAAACGAAGGATGGTATTCGGGAGGTGTTCGACACTGCGACACGTGCTTCATTACAGAAGAGATCAAAACCCTCCAGCGGTTGTGGGAACTGCTGTCTGTTGTTGTGA